A portion of the Homo sapiens chromosome 16, GRCh38.p14 Primary Assembly genome contains these proteins:
- the DNASE1L2 gene encoding deoxyribonuclease-1-like 2 precursor yields MGGPRALLAALWALEAAGTAALRIGAFNIQSFGDSKVSDPACGSIIAKILAGYDLALVQEVRDPDLSAVSALMEQINSVSEHEYSFVSSQPLGRDQYKEMYLFVYRKDAVSVVDTYLYPDPEDVFSREPFVVKFSAPGTGERAPPLPSRRALTPPPLPAAAQNLVLIPLHAAPHQAVAEIDALYDVYLDVIDKWGTDDMLFLGDFNADCSYVRAQDWAAIRLRSSEVFKWLIPDSADTTVGNSDCAYDRIVACGARLRRSLKPQSATVHDFQEEFGLDQTQALAISDHFPVEVTLKFHR; encoded by the exons ATGGGCGGGCCCCGGGCTCTGCTGGCCGCACTCTGGGCGCTGGAAGCCGCCGGGACCGCCGCGCTTCGCATCGGAGCCTTCAACATTCAGAGCTTCGGTGACAGCAAAGTGTCGGACCCCGCTTGCGGCAGCATCATCGCGAAG ATCCTGGCTGGCTATGACCTCGCGCTGGTGCAGGAGGTGCGAGACCCAGACCTCAGCGCCGTGTCCGCGCTCATGGAGCAGATCAACAG CGTGTCCGAGCACGAGTACAGCTTTGTGAGCAGCCAGCCCCTGGGCCGGGACCAGTACAAGGAGATGTACCTGTTCGTGTACAG GAAAGACGCGGTGTCGGTCGTGGACACCTACCTGTACCCAGACCCCGAGGACGTCTTCAGCCGCGAGCCCTTCGTGGTCAAGTTCTCGGCCCCCGGCACCGGTGAGcgggccccgcccctcccctcccgCCGAGCTCTGACGCCCCCACCCCTTCCCGCAGCAGCACAGAACCTGGTGCTGATCCCGCTGCACGCGGCGCCGCATCAAGCCGTGGCGGAGATCGACGCGCTCTACGACGTGTACCTGGACGTGATCGACAAGTGGGGCACCGAC GACATGCTGTTCCTGGGCGACTTCAACGCCGACTGCAGCTATGTGCGGGCGCAGGACTGGGCCGCCATCCGTCTGAGGAGCAGTGAGGTCTTCAAGTGGCTCATCCCTGACAGCGCCGACACCACGGTGGGCAACTCAGACTGCGCCTACGACCGCATTGTGGCCTGTGGCGCCCGCCTGCGCCGGAGCCTGAAGCCCCAGTCGGCCACCGTGCACGACTTCCAGGAGGAATTCGGCCTGGACCAGACTCAG GCTCTTGCCATCAGCGACCACTTTCCAGTGGAGGTGACCCTCAAGTTCCACCGATGA